The following proteins are co-located in the bacterium genome:
- a CDS encoding ABC transporter substrate-binding protein, which yields MRRTSVIAALALCICTCVGCGSDTGRDSNENQLVIAIQSDATSLDPRLATDAISSRVIDLLFNGLFCTDQKGHLAPDLADHYEVKNGTRYEIGLRKGVHFSHGEELTSEDVKFTLESVLDPALGSRKRASFKNVAMIEATGRYSVTIWLKEPQASFLECLKMGIVPKRYADETGVQFGSKPVGTGPFELAKWEKGASIRLIRNERYFRGRPAIVRILCKVVPDTSTRLLELRKGSVDFVQNDVPPELIRTFEHDPRFRVLRAPSSTFKYLGINLKHPILSIREVREAIARAIDRRAIIDHLLLGQATPATGLLCPSNTFYVPDLKSYAFDTKRASSMLDRAGFPLESATGRRFGITFKTSKDQRANQVAQIVQQQLAEVGIRVEIKSFEWATFYSDVISGNFDVYSLTWVGISDPDFFYDAFHSKSVPPHGVNRGHFKNAEIDKLTEQGRTELSFKKRYEIYSNVQKIIANELPYIPLWFPDNVAIMTSRLEGFELYPSGDFKSFASARLTPGR from the coding sequence TTGCGCCGCACATCGGTCATTGCCGCGCTTGCGCTCTGTATCTGCACCTGCGTTGGCTGCGGTTCAGACACGGGGCGCGATAGCAACGAGAATCAGCTCGTAATCGCGATCCAGTCGGATGCGACGTCGCTCGACCCGAGGCTCGCCACTGATGCTATCTCCAGCCGTGTTATTGATCTTCTTTTCAACGGGCTATTCTGCACCGATCAAAAGGGACATCTAGCGCCTGACCTCGCCGACCACTACGAGGTTAAGAACGGCACTCGCTACGAGATTGGGCTGCGCAAGGGCGTTCACTTCTCACACGGGGAGGAGCTGACCTCTGAGGACGTCAAGTTCACCTTGGAGTCCGTCCTTGACCCCGCGCTCGGGTCACGGAAACGCGCCTCGTTCAAGAACGTCGCGATGATCGAGGCCACAGGCCGCTATTCTGTCACGATTTGGTTGAAGGAGCCTCAGGCGAGCTTTCTGGAGTGCTTGAAGATGGGCATCGTGCCGAAGCGATATGCTGACGAGACAGGGGTGCAATTCGGCTCGAAACCGGTTGGGACTGGCCCGTTTGAGCTCGCGAAATGGGAGAAGGGCGCGAGCATCAGGCTGATTCGGAACGAAAGGTATTTCCGAGGGCGGCCCGCTATCGTGCGGATTCTCTGCAAGGTTGTGCCCGACACCTCGACGCGGCTGCTGGAACTCAGGAAGGGCTCTGTCGATTTCGTCCAGAATGACGTCCCGCCGGAGCTCATCCGGACGTTCGAGCACGACCCTCGGTTCAGGGTTTTAAGAGCTCCCAGCAGCACTTTCAAGTATCTCGGCATCAACTTGAAACACCCGATTCTCTCGATCCGTGAGGTGAGGGAGGCGATAGCGCGAGCCATCGACCGGCGTGCAATCATTGACCACCTCTTGCTCGGCCAGGCGACACCAGCGACCGGGCTTTTGTGTCCCAGCAACACGTTCTATGTGCCTGACCTTAAGAGCTATGCTTTCGACACCAAGCGAGCGAGCTCGATGCTCGACCGGGCTGGTTTCCCGCTCGAGTCCGCGACCGGGCGCCGCTTCGGTATAACGTTCAAGACCTCGAAGGACCAGCGTGCAAATCAGGTGGCGCAGATAGTGCAGCAGCAGCTGGCAGAGGTTGGCATCAGGGTAGAGATCAAGTCGTTCGAGTGGGCCACGTTTTACAGCGACGTTATCAGCGGCAATTTCGATGTCTATTCACTCACGTGGGTGGGTATCTCGGACCCGGACTTCTTCTACGACGCGTTCCATTCCAAGAGCGTGCCCCCGCACGGGGTCAACCGCGGACACTTCAAGAACGCCGAGATCGACAAGCTGACCGAGCAGGGCCGAACGGAGCTCAGCTTTAAGAAAAGGTATGAAATATACAGCAATGTGCAGAAGATCATCGCTAACGAGCTGCCATATATCCCGTTGTGGTTTCCTGACAACGTAGCGATCATGACGAGCCGGCTCGAGGGCTTCGAGCTATACCCGTCCGGGGACTTCAAGTCCTTTGCCTCTGCGAGGCTCACCCCGGGCAGATGA
- the nikB gene encoding nickel ABC transporter permease — MNRLALFPVTVFCVCTVVFFLIHLVPGDPAALMIGESAEPGDVEALRHELGLDRPLGTQYWSYLVGLAHLDLGQSVWTKEPVLNRILDRYLATLTLALAAMLFAIVFAIPTGVLAAMRPNTWLDRTSMLLSVLGVSVPNFFLGLVLIVVFSVKLNLLPVSGRGGIEHLILPAVTLGLGMSAVLARMTRSQMIEALGSDYVRTARAKGLPEWKVVLKHALRNALTPVVTVLGLQLGALLTGAIITETIFSWEGIGSLMVHSIALRDYPQVQGCVLVIAVTYVLANLLTDVAYTFLDPRIHL, encoded by the coding sequence GTGAACAGACTGGCCCTGTTTCCTGTTACAGTCTTCTGCGTATGCACGGTTGTCTTCTTTCTGATACACCTTGTCCCGGGTGATCCAGCGGCTCTAATGATCGGCGAATCCGCTGAGCCCGGCGACGTTGAGGCGCTCAGGCACGAGCTGGGCCTCGACAGGCCGCTTGGGACCCAGTACTGGAGCTACCTCGTGGGTCTTGCGCACCTGGACCTCGGCCAGTCTGTATGGACGAAGGAGCCGGTGCTGAACCGAATACTTGACCGCTATCTGGCCACGCTCACGCTCGCTCTGGCAGCGATGCTGTTCGCCATCGTGTTCGCCATCCCGACCGGGGTCCTCGCAGCAATGAGACCCAACACCTGGCTCGACCGCACCTCGATGCTGTTATCTGTTCTGGGCGTATCAGTCCCGAACTTCTTTCTGGGGCTGGTGTTGATAGTCGTCTTCTCGGTCAAGCTCAACCTGTTGCCGGTTTCAGGGCGCGGCGGTATTGAGCATCTCATTCTGCCGGCCGTTACGCTGGGGCTGGGCATGTCGGCGGTTCTAGCCCGGATGACCAGATCGCAGATGATTGAGGCGCTAGGCTCGGATTACGTTCGGACAGCTAGAGCCAAAGGTCTTCCCGAGTGGAAGGTCGTTCTAAAACATGCACTTCGCAACGCTCTCACGCCCGTGGTAACGGTCTTGGGCCTTCAGTTGGGAGCCCTTCTAACTGGCGCGATCATCACAGAGACCATCTTCTCCTGGGAGGGCATCGGCTCGCTCATGGTGCACTCGATCGCCCTCCGGGATTACCCGCAGGTGCAGGGCTGCGTGCTCGTTATCGCCGTTACTTACGTCCTCGCGAATCTCCTCACCGACGTTGCATACACTTTCCTCGACCCCCGCATCCACCTATGA
- a CDS encoding N-6 DNA methylase has product MARKNKTFGDVLAEYLKRLRTLSGRSDTTDELSLRPVFQRFLESASKALQTEARATFITEPRRKAFGVPDFKVIRGHSQVGYIETKALGADLDAVMGTDQLDRYKQLPNLMLTNYLEFRLIRDGSQTQRVTLCSVFQPQSDAPVDEFAAESLRVLLATFLATVLPGVGTAEDLAEQMAWRTHLMRDAILKSRNQQGRFSDELRRLFDAFKLVLVHDLSEEEFADMYAQTVAYGLFAARYQSVRPGRLDTLTNGFSLSSAAHLVPRANPLLRSLFKQLADEDMLDPSWMWHTSDIADLLGASDMRAIAQDMGKKAGIEDPIVHFYETFLKKYDPKIREMRGVYYTPEPVVSYIVRSVDSLLKEKFGRPDGLADKSVMILDPAVGTGTFLTGVIKHLHKVIVERGQKGTWADFVRNNLLPRLFGFEILMAPYAIAHLKVGMLLEELGYEFVEHERLHIYLTNTLEQAAKVSNLLAVGFAKTLADEGKAANEIKAEKPIMVIIGNPPYSGHSMNPSKVKDRETGKWGKTWIGELIEDYRKVDGKPLGERNPKWLQDDYVKFLRFAQWRIEKTGHGIVSMITNHGYLDNPTFRGMRQSLMQAFDEIYLLDLHGNVKKKEVAPDSSKDENVFEIQQGVAISIMVKHTQ; this is encoded by the coding sequence ATGGCGCGAAAGAACAAGACATTTGGCGACGTTCTGGCCGAGTATCTCAAGCGGCTGAGGACGCTTTCAGGACGCTCCGACACGACGGATGAGCTGAGCTTGCGGCCTGTCTTTCAGAGATTCCTGGAGTCTGCCTCGAAAGCCCTTCAGACGGAGGCGAGGGCAACGTTCATCACCGAGCCGAGGCGCAAGGCGTTTGGGGTGCCAGATTTCAAGGTCATACGAGGCCATTCGCAGGTGGGCTACATCGAGACGAAGGCACTCGGTGCAGACCTTGACGCCGTGATGGGCACCGACCAGCTGGATCGTTACAAGCAGCTGCCAAATCTGATGCTCACGAACTACCTCGAGTTCCGGCTCATTCGGGACGGCAGTCAGACGCAGCGCGTTACCCTCTGTTCCGTCTTCCAGCCTCAATCGGACGCTCCTGTTGACGAATTTGCCGCCGAGTCGCTTCGAGTTCTTTTGGCCACCTTCTTGGCCACGGTTCTGCCGGGCGTCGGAACGGCGGAGGACCTCGCGGAACAGATGGCCTGGCGGACGCACCTGATGCGTGACGCGATACTGAAGTCCCGGAACCAGCAGGGCCGATTCAGCGACGAGCTTCGACGCCTGTTCGATGCGTTCAAGCTGGTCCTGGTTCACGACCTATCTGAAGAAGAGTTCGCGGATATGTACGCCCAGACCGTTGCTTATGGACTTTTCGCCGCAAGATACCAGTCAGTCCGGCCGGGACGTCTGGACACGCTCACGAATGGTTTCTCGCTTTCGAGCGCAGCGCATCTCGTGCCGAGAGCGAATCCGCTGCTGCGAAGTCTATTCAAGCAGCTTGCCGACGAGGACATGTTGGACCCCAGTTGGATGTGGCACACATCAGACATCGCCGACCTGCTCGGCGCCTCGGATATGCGTGCGATCGCCCAGGACATGGGCAAGAAAGCAGGGATAGAGGACCCGATAGTCCATTTCTATGAGACGTTCCTCAAGAAATATGATCCCAAGATCAGGGAGATGAGAGGCGTCTATTACACCCCGGAGCCGGTAGTCTCCTACATCGTGCGCTCCGTCGATTCTCTTCTTAAGGAGAAGTTCGGAAGGCCGGATGGCCTCGCCGATAAGTCGGTCATGATACTCGATCCGGCGGTTGGGACGGGCACATTCCTCACGGGCGTCATCAAGCATCTCCATAAGGTTATTGTGGAAAGAGGGCAGAAGGGCACTTGGGCGGATTTCGTGCGCAACAATCTGCTGCCGCGGCTCTTTGGCTTCGAGATACTCATGGCCCCTTATGCCATCGCCCATCTGAAGGTCGGCATGTTGCTTGAGGAACTGGGCTATGAATTCGTCGAGCACGAGCGCCTCCACATCTACCTGACGAACACACTGGAGCAGGCGGCTAAGGTGTCGAACCTACTGGCCGTCGGCTTCGCAAAGACTCTGGCGGACGAGGGAAAGGCTGCAAATGAGATAAAGGCCGAGAAGCCCATTATGGTCATCATCGGCAATCCGCCGTATTCGGGCCATTCGATGAACCCCAGCAAGGTGAAGGACCGGGAAACCGGAAAGTGGGGCAAAACGTGGATCGGCGAGCTGATCGAGGACTACAGGAAGGTTGACGGTAAGCCGCTCGGCGAGCGCAATCCTAAGTGGCTTCAGGACGATTACGTGAAGTTTTTGCGCTTCGCACAGTGGCGCATTGAAAAGACCGGACACGGCATCGTCTCGATGATCACGAATCACGGGTATCTGGACAATCCAACGTTCCGAGGCATGAGGCAGAGCCTGATGCAGGCGTTTGACGAGATATACCTCCTCGACCTTCATGGCAACGTCAAGAAGAAGGAGGTTGCTCCGGACAGCTCCAAGGATGAGAATGTGTTCGAGATTCAACAGGGCGTTGCTATCAGCATTATGGTTAAGCACACGCAATAG
- a CDS encoding type II toxin-antitoxin system HicB family antitoxin: protein MKWRVILERDVETGDWAVWCPELPGCASAGETEDEALKNIREAIELYLEPSPLQLPEGLLSREVVVG, encoded by the coding sequence ATGAAATGGCGCGTAATCCTTGAAAGGGACGTTGAGACGGGTGACTGGGCAGTCTGGTGTCCGGAGCTTCCTGGCTGCGCATCCGCTGGTGAAACTGAAGACGAAGCACTTAAGAACATTCGCGAGGCAATAGAGCTATATCTGGAGCCTTCTCCACTTCAGTTGCCCGAAGGCTTGCTCTCCCGCGAAGTAGTCGTTGGATGA
- a CDS encoding type II toxin-antitoxin system HicA family toxin codes for MTSREVELLLKRRGYQLVSQRGSHRKWRHPASGLQVIVPEHRGRKLPIATLHNILTNAEIPETEWRPE; via the coding sequence ATGACGTCCAGGGAGGTCGAGTTACTACTCAAGCGCCGTGGATATCAGCTGGTCTCGCAGAGAGGCAGTCACCGGAAGTGGCGCCATCCCGCGTCCGGACTGCAAGTCATTGTCCCTGAGCATCGCGGACGAAAGCTGCCGATCGCGACGCTGCATAACATCCTCACAAATGCGGAAATCCCAGAGACGGAGTGGAGACCGGAATGA